A genomic stretch from Malus domestica chromosome 15, GDT2T_hap1 includes:
- the LOC103400864 gene encoding receptor-like serine/threonine-protein kinase ALE2 isoform X1 — MMPAILQLVNLCVIGFAFALQGSAGLNISPSPEPLSMNPPVETAPPPFPDRKPFTSNVPIPGLQPNGSNLHPSPTMPPLMSTPLPPNNAPPPLSIEVHVPSALPNNAPPSPTVGGQVPPMTPNNAPPPLSIEVHTPSALPNNAPSPPSVEGHAPSMPPTNSPPPPSVEDHAPPMLPNNAPPPPSVEGHVPSMPPTNAPPPPSVEGHVQPMPPNNAPPPLSIEVQVPSAPPNDAPPPPSVKGHVPSTPPNNAPPPPSAEGHVWPTPPNNAPPPLSIGVHVPSAPPNNAPPPPSVKDQVPSTPPTNAPPPPSVEGHVPSTPPTVPQTKPAINKSPSSVPFAPVPVETPLRNLPQISPAIHASTPETSPFAHQRHVPNNKVPIPQPIAPAPISSLPRTLGPNPPIVHPITPNVPPPILPAPVASPTSNLRQNPPSIHPVTPGESPSTFPDPPVSSTPPSINGKRGRFPVVAPPYEAPKPSLPVDRTPAEAPSVHKPVVSSRPPVGPAYEAPRPSLPKVHTPAEGPVMPPVSFRTGRRRHYAPPPLNPASSVPPSHLPEAPSVTHVSPAPSPSLEGSTHETKLHPKISPSGSLAKSPKAPPPLPLVFPPPPPNQDCSSTICTNPYTNTPPGSPCGCVLPLQVGLRLSVALYTFFPLVSELAQEIAVGVFMQQSQVRIIGANAATQQPDKTVALIDLVPLGEKFDNTTAFLNSQRFWHKQVVIKASYFGDYEVLYVRYPGLPPSPPSSDADAMNAGPYPGNDNNGRTMKPFGIYVHKRKNKNGLSGGVIAIIALSTFVAVALCSAAAWVFLFKSRDRASQPAATPRALLPSSEKPSGTAGSMMESRHSSLSLSFASSIAPYTGSANTFSASDIERATNNYDDSRVLGEGGFGRVYSGVLEDRTKIAVKVLKRDDQQGGREFLAEVEMLSRLHHRNLVKLIGICTEEHSRSLVYELIPNGSVESHLHGTPRSIHNCSVLNLNEFFNVEGFFLTKGFCPFFLLSGIDKDSAPLNWVQRMKIALGAARGLAYLHEDSSPRVIHRDFKASNILLEDDFTPKVSDFGLARTAMDEENRHISTRVMGTFGYVAPEYAMTGHLLVKSDVYSYGVVLLELLTGRKPVDMSQPPGEENLVAWARPLLTCKEGLEAIIDPHLGSEVPFESIAKVAAIASMCVQPEVSHRPFMGEVVQALKLVCNEFDEAKELGSRSSSRDDVSIDVADDTNTTSGRLADTFQNRYSMLTYDSDLETEREASLSRMLGTSMGTGRLDTESFRRHSSSGPLGTGRSKQLWEKLRSSGGSVSEHGFMFKLFQGSPH, encoded by the exons ATGATGCCAGCCATTCTCCAGCTGGTGAATCTCTGTGTCATTGGCTTTGCTTTTGCTCTCCAAGGATCTGCAG GGTTAAATATATCACCATCACCAGAACCTCTCTCTATGAATCCTCCTGTTGAAACAGCTCCCCCTCCTTTTCCCGACAGAAAGCCATTCACAAGTAATGTACCAATCCCCGGTTTACAGCCAAATG GGTCCAATTTGCACCCGTCACCCACAATGCCACCTCTTATGTCCACCCCACTGCCTCCAAATAATGCTCCTCCACCACTAAGCATTGAAGTTCATGTACCGTCCGCGCTACCAAATAATGCCCCTCCATCACCAACTGTTGGAGGTCAAGTACCACCTATGACACCAAATAATGCTCCACCACCACTAAGTATTGAAGTTCATACACCGTCTGCCCTACCCAATAATGCTCCCTCACCACCAAGTGTTGAAGGTCATGCACCATCTATGCCACCAACTAATTCTCCTCCACCACCAAGTGTTGAAGATCATGCACCGCCTATGCTACCAAATAatgctcctcctcctccaagtGTTGAAGGTCATGTACCGTCTATGCCACCAACTAATGCTCCTCCACCACCGAGTGTTGAAGGTCATGTACAGCCTATGCCACCAAATAATGCTCCTCCACCACTAAGCATTGAAGTTCAGGTGCCGTCTGCACCACCAAATGATGCTCCTCCACCACCAAGTGTTAAAGGTCATGTACCATCTACACCACCAAATAATGCTCCTCCACCACCAAGTGCTGAAGGCCATGTATGGCCTACGCCACCAAATAATGCTCCTCCACCATTAAGTATTGGAGTTCATGTGCCCTCTGCACCACCAAATAATGCTCCTCCACCACCAAGTGTTAAAGATCAGGTACCATCTACGCCACCAACTAATGCCCCACCACCACCAAGTGTTGAAGGTCATGTACCGTCTACGCCACCGACTGTTCCTCAAACAAAGCCAGCGATCAATAAGAGTCCTAGCTCAGTGCCATTTGCTCCAG TCCCTGTTGAAACACCTTTGAGGAATTTGCCTCAAATTTCACCGGCCATCCATGCAAGCACACCAGAAACTTCGCCATTTGCTCATCAAAGACATGTGCCAAACAATAAGGTTCCCATACCACAGCCAATTGCTCCAG CACCTATTTCATCCCTGCCAAGGACATTGGGACCAAATCCACCTATAGTCCATCCGATCACACCGAATGTACCTCCACCTATATTACCTG CACCAGTTGCATCACCAACTAGCAATTTGCGACAAAACCCGCCATCCATTCACCCAGTTACACCTGGAGAATCACCATCCACTTTTCCTG ATCCTCCTGTATCATCTACTCCACCCAGCATCAACGGGAAAAGGGGTCGTTTTCCAGTTGTTGCACCACCATATGAAGCTCCCAAGCCATCACTACCTGTGGACCGCACCCCAGCTGAAG CTCCATCTGTCCACAAACCTGTGGTATCATCTCGTCCCCCGGTTGGACCAGCATATGAAGCTCCCAGGCCGTCACTGCCCAAGGTCCATACTCCAGCCGAAG GTCCAGTGATGCCACCGGTATCATTTCGAACAGGCAGGCGAAGACACTATGCTCCTCCACCCCTAAATCCAG CGTCTTCGGTTCCTCCATCCCATTTACCTGAAGCTCCGTCAGTGACCCATGTTTCGCCTGCTCCTTCTCCATCTTTAGAAGGCTCTACTCACGAAACCAAAT TGCACCCTAAGATTTCTCCATCTGGGTCTTTGGCAAAGAGCCCAAAAGCGCCACCACCGCTGCCACTAGTATTCCCACCGCCACCTCCCAATCAAG ATTGTTCATCAACTATTTGCACCAATCCATATACAAATACCCCTCCTGGGTCACCTTGTGGCTGTGTCTTGCCTCTGCAAGTTGGACTGCGACTTAGTGTTGCACTGTATACGTTCTTCCCCTTGGTTTCAGAGCTAGCCCAGGAAATTGCTGTCGGGGTTTTTATGCAACAAAGTCAGGTCCGCATTATTGGAGCCAATGCAGCTACCCAGCAACCAGACAAGACAGTTGCCCTCATTGACTTGGTTCCCCTTGGGGAAAAGTTTGATAACACCACAGCTTTTTTGAATTCCCAGAGATTTTGGCATAAACAAGTTGTTATAAAAGCATCGTATTTTGGCGACTATGAAGTACTCTATGTGCGGTATCCAG GTTTACCCCCATCTCCACCTTCTTCGGATGCTGATGCAATGAATGCGGGGCCATATCCTGGTAATGACAATAATGGAAGGACAATGAAGCCCTTCGGGATTTACGTGCACAAGAGGAAGAATAAAAATGGGCTTAGTGGTGGGGTAATTGCTATTATTGCTTTGTCTACCTTTGTAGCAGTTGCTTTATGCTCTGCTGCTGCTTGGGTTTTTCTGTTCAAATCTAGAGACCGTGCTTCTCAACCAGCAGCAACTCCGCGGGCTTTGCTACCTTCTTCTGAAAAACCATCTG GTACTGCTGGGTCGATGATGGAAAGTAGGCACAGTTCCTTGTCGTTATCATTCGCATCCAGCATTGCACCATATACAGGATCTGCTAATACTTTCAGTGCAAGTGACATTGAGAGAGCCACTAACAATTATGACGATTCAAGAGTACTTGGGGAAGGTGGCTTTGGGCGTGTTTATAGTGGTGTTCTTGAAGACAGGACCAAGATTGCCGTCAAAGTTCTAAAAAGAGATGATCAGCAGGGTGGTCGGGAGTTTTTGGCTGAAGTAGAAATGCTTAGTCGTCTCCATCATCGAAACTTGGTCAAGTTGATTGGCATATGCACAGAAGAGCATAGCCGCTCCTTGGTTTATGAGCTCATTCCTAATGGCAGTGTGGAATCTCATTTGCATGGTACCCCCCGCTCTATTCATAATTGTTCTGTTCTTAAtcttaatgaattttttaatgtCGAAGGATTCTTTTTGACAAAGGGCTTCTGTCCATTTTTCTTGCTGTCAGGAATTGACAAGGACAGTGCTCCACTTAATTGGGTACAACGCATGAAAATAGCACTTGGTGCTGCTAGGGGGTTGGCATATCTACACGAGGATTCCAGCCCCCGTGTAATACACAGGGATTTCAAAGCCAGCAATATTTTGCTGGAAGATGATTTTACACCAAAAGTGTCCGACTTTGGTTTGGCGCGAACTGCCATGGATGAGGAAAACAGACATATATCAACACGGGTCATGGGAACTTTCGG GTATGTGGCTCCGGAATATGCAATGACTGGGCATCTTCTTGTCAAGAGTGATGTATACAGCTATGGCGTTGTCCTTCTTGAACTCTTAACTGGAAGAAAACCGGTAGACATGTCACAGCCACCTGGTGAAGAAAACCTAGTTGCATGGGCCCGGCCGCTTCTCACATGTAAGGAAGGGTTGGAAGCTATCATAGACCCACATCTAGGATCCGAGGTCCCATTTGAAAGTATTGCCAAAGTGGCAGCTATTGCTTCGATGTGTGTACAGCCTGAGGTATCACACCGCCCTTTTATGGGCGAGGTTGTCCAGGCATTAAAACTGGTATGCAATGAATTTGATGAGGCGAAAGAATTAGGTTCAAGGAGTTCTAGCCGAGACGATGTGTCCATTGATGTGGCTGATGACACAAATACTACCTCGGGACGGTTGGCAGATACTTTCCAAAACCGATATTCCATGCTGACCTATGATTCCGACCTTGAGACAGAGCGGGAAGCATCATTGTCGAGGATGCTCGGTACCTCAATGGGCACAGGGAGGTTAGATACCGAATCATTTAGGAGGCACTCCAGTTCAGGTCCTTTGGGAACAGGAAGGAGTAAGCAGTTATGGGAGAAACTGAGATCATCCGGGGGCAGTGTGAGCGAACATGGGTTTATGTTCAAATTATTTCAAGGCTCCCCCCATTGA
- the LOC103400864 gene encoding receptor-like serine/threonine-protein kinase ALE2 isoform X6 yields the protein MMPAILQLVNLCVIGFAFALQGSAGLNISPSPEPLSMNPPVETAPPPFPDRKPFTSNVPIPGLQPNGSNLHPSPTMPPLMSTPLPPNNAPPPLSIEVHVPSALPNNAPPSPTVGGQVPPMTPNNAPPPLSIEVHTPSALPNNAPSPPSVEGHAPSMPPTNSPPPPSVEDHAPPMLPNNAPPPPSVEGHVPSMPPTNAPPPPSVEGHVQPMPPNNAPPPLSIEVQVPSAPPNDAPPPPSVKGHVPSTPPNNAPPPPSAEGHVWPTPPNNAPPPLSIGVHVPSAPPNNAPPPPSVKDQVPSTPPTNAPPPPSVEGHVPSTPPTVPQTKPAINKSPSSVPFAPAPVASPTSNLRQNPPSIHPVTPGESPSTFPDPPVSSTPPSINGKRGRFPVVAPPYEAPKPSLPVDRTPAEAPSVHKPVVSSRPPVGPAYEAPRPSLPKVHTPAEGPVMPPVSFRTGRRRHYAPPPLNPASSVPPSHLPEAPSVTHVSPAPSPSLEGSTHETKLHPKISPSGSLAKSPKAPPPLPLVFPPPPPNQDCSSTICTNPYTNTPPGSPCGCVLPLQVGLRLSVALYTFFPLVSELAQEIAVGVFMQQSQVRIIGANAATQQPDKTVALIDLVPLGEKFDNTTAFLNSQRFWHKQVVIKASYFGDYEVLYVRYPGLPPSPPSSDADAMNAGPYPGNDNNGRTMKPFGIYVHKRKNKNGLSGGVIAIIALSTFVAVALCSAAAWVFLFKSRDRASQPAATPRALLPSSEKPSGTAGSMMESRHSSLSLSFASSIAPYTGSANTFSASDIERATNNYDDSRVLGEGGFGRVYSGVLEDRTKIAVKVLKRDDQQGGREFLAEVEMLSRLHHRNLVKLIGICTEEHSRSLVYELIPNGSVESHLHGTPRSIHNCSVLNLNEFFNVEGFFLTKGFCPFFLLSGIDKDSAPLNWVQRMKIALGAARGLAYLHEDSSPRVIHRDFKASNILLEDDFTPKVSDFGLARTAMDEENRHISTRVMGTFGYVAPEYAMTGHLLVKSDVYSYGVVLLELLTGRKPVDMSQPPGEENLVAWARPLLTCKEGLEAIIDPHLGSEVPFESIAKVAAIASMCVQPEVSHRPFMGEVVQALKLVCNEFDEAKELGSRSSSRDDVSIDVADDTNTTSGRLADTFQNRYSMLTYDSDLETEREASLSRMLGTSMGTGRLDTESFRRHSSSGPLGTGRSKQLWEKLRSSGGSVSEHGFMFKLFQGSPH from the exons ATGATGCCAGCCATTCTCCAGCTGGTGAATCTCTGTGTCATTGGCTTTGCTTTTGCTCTCCAAGGATCTGCAG GGTTAAATATATCACCATCACCAGAACCTCTCTCTATGAATCCTCCTGTTGAAACAGCTCCCCCTCCTTTTCCCGACAGAAAGCCATTCACAAGTAATGTACCAATCCCCGGTTTACAGCCAAATG GGTCCAATTTGCACCCGTCACCCACAATGCCACCTCTTATGTCCACCCCACTGCCTCCAAATAATGCTCCTCCACCACTAAGCATTGAAGTTCATGTACCGTCCGCGCTACCAAATAATGCCCCTCCATCACCAACTGTTGGAGGTCAAGTACCACCTATGACACCAAATAATGCTCCACCACCACTAAGTATTGAAGTTCATACACCGTCTGCCCTACCCAATAATGCTCCCTCACCACCAAGTGTTGAAGGTCATGCACCATCTATGCCACCAACTAATTCTCCTCCACCACCAAGTGTTGAAGATCATGCACCGCCTATGCTACCAAATAatgctcctcctcctccaagtGTTGAAGGTCATGTACCGTCTATGCCACCAACTAATGCTCCTCCACCACCGAGTGTTGAAGGTCATGTACAGCCTATGCCACCAAATAATGCTCCTCCACCACTAAGCATTGAAGTTCAGGTGCCGTCTGCACCACCAAATGATGCTCCTCCACCACCAAGTGTTAAAGGTCATGTACCATCTACACCACCAAATAATGCTCCTCCACCACCAAGTGCTGAAGGCCATGTATGGCCTACGCCACCAAATAATGCTCCTCCACCATTAAGTATTGGAGTTCATGTGCCCTCTGCACCACCAAATAATGCTCCTCCACCACCAAGTGTTAAAGATCAGGTACCATCTACGCCACCAACTAATGCCCCACCACCACCAAGTGTTGAAGGTCATGTACCGTCTACGCCACCGACTGTTCCTCAAACAAAGCCAGCGATCAATAAGAGTCCTAGCTCAGTGCCATTTGCTCCAG CACCAGTTGCATCACCAACTAGCAATTTGCGACAAAACCCGCCATCCATTCACCCAGTTACACCTGGAGAATCACCATCCACTTTTCCTG ATCCTCCTGTATCATCTACTCCACCCAGCATCAACGGGAAAAGGGGTCGTTTTCCAGTTGTTGCACCACCATATGAAGCTCCCAAGCCATCACTACCTGTGGACCGCACCCCAGCTGAAG CTCCATCTGTCCACAAACCTGTGGTATCATCTCGTCCCCCGGTTGGACCAGCATATGAAGCTCCCAGGCCGTCACTGCCCAAGGTCCATACTCCAGCCGAAG GTCCAGTGATGCCACCGGTATCATTTCGAACAGGCAGGCGAAGACACTATGCTCCTCCACCCCTAAATCCAG CGTCTTCGGTTCCTCCATCCCATTTACCTGAAGCTCCGTCAGTGACCCATGTTTCGCCTGCTCCTTCTCCATCTTTAGAAGGCTCTACTCACGAAACCAAAT TGCACCCTAAGATTTCTCCATCTGGGTCTTTGGCAAAGAGCCCAAAAGCGCCACCACCGCTGCCACTAGTATTCCCACCGCCACCTCCCAATCAAG ATTGTTCATCAACTATTTGCACCAATCCATATACAAATACCCCTCCTGGGTCACCTTGTGGCTGTGTCTTGCCTCTGCAAGTTGGACTGCGACTTAGTGTTGCACTGTATACGTTCTTCCCCTTGGTTTCAGAGCTAGCCCAGGAAATTGCTGTCGGGGTTTTTATGCAACAAAGTCAGGTCCGCATTATTGGAGCCAATGCAGCTACCCAGCAACCAGACAAGACAGTTGCCCTCATTGACTTGGTTCCCCTTGGGGAAAAGTTTGATAACACCACAGCTTTTTTGAATTCCCAGAGATTTTGGCATAAACAAGTTGTTATAAAAGCATCGTATTTTGGCGACTATGAAGTACTCTATGTGCGGTATCCAG GTTTACCCCCATCTCCACCTTCTTCGGATGCTGATGCAATGAATGCGGGGCCATATCCTGGTAATGACAATAATGGAAGGACAATGAAGCCCTTCGGGATTTACGTGCACAAGAGGAAGAATAAAAATGGGCTTAGTGGTGGGGTAATTGCTATTATTGCTTTGTCTACCTTTGTAGCAGTTGCTTTATGCTCTGCTGCTGCTTGGGTTTTTCTGTTCAAATCTAGAGACCGTGCTTCTCAACCAGCAGCAACTCCGCGGGCTTTGCTACCTTCTTCTGAAAAACCATCTG GTACTGCTGGGTCGATGATGGAAAGTAGGCACAGTTCCTTGTCGTTATCATTCGCATCCAGCATTGCACCATATACAGGATCTGCTAATACTTTCAGTGCAAGTGACATTGAGAGAGCCACTAACAATTATGACGATTCAAGAGTACTTGGGGAAGGTGGCTTTGGGCGTGTTTATAGTGGTGTTCTTGAAGACAGGACCAAGATTGCCGTCAAAGTTCTAAAAAGAGATGATCAGCAGGGTGGTCGGGAGTTTTTGGCTGAAGTAGAAATGCTTAGTCGTCTCCATCATCGAAACTTGGTCAAGTTGATTGGCATATGCACAGAAGAGCATAGCCGCTCCTTGGTTTATGAGCTCATTCCTAATGGCAGTGTGGAATCTCATTTGCATGGTACCCCCCGCTCTATTCATAATTGTTCTGTTCTTAAtcttaatgaattttttaatgtCGAAGGATTCTTTTTGACAAAGGGCTTCTGTCCATTTTTCTTGCTGTCAGGAATTGACAAGGACAGTGCTCCACTTAATTGGGTACAACGCATGAAAATAGCACTTGGTGCTGCTAGGGGGTTGGCATATCTACACGAGGATTCCAGCCCCCGTGTAATACACAGGGATTTCAAAGCCAGCAATATTTTGCTGGAAGATGATTTTACACCAAAAGTGTCCGACTTTGGTTTGGCGCGAACTGCCATGGATGAGGAAAACAGACATATATCAACACGGGTCATGGGAACTTTCGG GTATGTGGCTCCGGAATATGCAATGACTGGGCATCTTCTTGTCAAGAGTGATGTATACAGCTATGGCGTTGTCCTTCTTGAACTCTTAACTGGAAGAAAACCGGTAGACATGTCACAGCCACCTGGTGAAGAAAACCTAGTTGCATGGGCCCGGCCGCTTCTCACATGTAAGGAAGGGTTGGAAGCTATCATAGACCCACATCTAGGATCCGAGGTCCCATTTGAAAGTATTGCCAAAGTGGCAGCTATTGCTTCGATGTGTGTACAGCCTGAGGTATCACACCGCCCTTTTATGGGCGAGGTTGTCCAGGCATTAAAACTGGTATGCAATGAATTTGATGAGGCGAAAGAATTAGGTTCAAGGAGTTCTAGCCGAGACGATGTGTCCATTGATGTGGCTGATGACACAAATACTACCTCGGGACGGTTGGCAGATACTTTCCAAAACCGATATTCCATGCTGACCTATGATTCCGACCTTGAGACAGAGCGGGAAGCATCATTGTCGAGGATGCTCGGTACCTCAATGGGCACAGGGAGGTTAGATACCGAATCATTTAGGAGGCACTCCAGTTCAGGTCCTTTGGGAACAGGAAGGAGTAAGCAGTTATGGGAGAAACTGAGATCATCCGGGGGCAGTGTGAGCGAACATGGGTTTATGTTCAAATTATTTCAAGGCTCCCCCCATTGA